GGGAAGGCGTTTCCCCCCCGACCCAGCCCTCCTAAGGCGTCACGCCTTAGGAGGGCTCGATCGAGATTCTACGGTTGCCCAGGTTGAACCCTGGGCTATGTTCCTTTGGCCCTTCAGGCCATCAAACCGTCTGCCGGCCCCTCGGACCTAGGGCCGATTCAACCAGCTACGGAGCATCCTCCGGCACCCCCTGAGCCGGCATTTAACGAAGATAACTATCCAAATGGTATGAATGGCCACAACTTTGACAAATGACCCACTAATCGATACAAATGCGTCGTCCTTTTCAGGTTTGTGTGCTGATAAGATCAGAAGTGATGCCATCCAGGCGGGTCGTCCGCCGGCCCGGCGGAGATTTCAGCTTGCTGCGACTGGTGATTACAGTAAGTAGGCCGAACGTCTGCACCCCCGCTACCCCCGGATTTGCCCATTGGCTTTCGGCGGCATCACACCGGCGCAGCGCTCCACGGCGGCGACGACTTCCGGCACCGTGACTTCGTGCATGCACCGAAAATCCACCGGGCACTCCCGCAGAAAGCAAGGGCTGCATTCGACGTGCCGGCGTACCACCACGTTCCCCTCCCCCATCGGTCCGGTCAAAGCCGGCTCGGTGGAACCGAAAATGGCCACGGCCGGCACCCCCAGGTAAGCCGCCAGGTGCATCGTGCCCGTGTCATTGGTCAGCAACAACCGGCAACGGCAGAGCGCGTCCATCAACTCGGCCAGCGAAGTTTTGCCGGTGAGATCAGTGGCATTGGCCCCAAGGGCCTGAACGATCGGCTCCGCAACGGCCTGATCCTTGGCCGTTCCCAGGATCAGCCAGCGGAACCCGTGCCGCTCGCTCAGCAGCTTGGCGGCCTCGGCGAAAAACGGCCAACGCTTGGCCGGCCCGTACTCCGCCCCGGGACACAGCCCTAACACCTGCGGGTCCGGCACCGGCGTGCGCGGGACGCCAAACTTCGCGTCGGCGAGATCCGCGCCGATCCGTTCGGCCATCCGGAGGTAGTGTTCGGCTTGGTGCCGGAGAGGACCCGGCGCCTTCTTTTCCGGGATGATTTGGTTGAGGCACCAGGTCCGCCAGGGCCGGGCGTACCCGACCCGGCGGGGAATACCGGCCAGCCACGCTTCCAGGCCGGACCGCGGCGAATTCGGAAGGAGCAACGCCGCCTCGAAGCGTCGCTCCCGCAGCCTTTGTGCCACTCGCCAGGTATTTTCGCCGTTATCGATCGTCAGGACCTCGTCCACTTCCGGCACCGACCTCCAGAAATCAGCCAGCTTGCCTTTAGTCAGGACCGTAAGGTGCGCATCCGGGCGCCCGGCTTTGATGGCCCGGACCGCGGGCACGGTCATCACCGCGTCTCCCAGCCAGTTGCTCGAGCGCACCAGGATTCGAAACGGCGCCAGCTTACCCGCCAAGCGTGGCGGCACGTAAACGCCCCGCCGGTACTTCCGGAGCAGAAAATGCGGGGACGGCGTCTTCCACCGGCGGTGCACCCAGAACCAGTCATGCGGCGCCCGCCGGACCTGTTCAGCCACCGCCTCGTTTATGCGGCTGGTGACCTCCTCGATTGAGAGCTCCCGGTGTTCGATTAGCGGCTCAATCCCAACGCGCCAACGTGCCACCCCCACCGTGCAGATCGTTACAGGGAATAACGCCGCCCCGGTTTTTTTGGCCAGAATGGCCGGTAACGGGGTGGTTGAGGCCAACCGGCCAAAGAACGGCGTCCAGACGCCGTGATCCCCGGCGTGCTGGTCCACCAGGATGCCGAGCATCCCGCCCTCACGCAGCAGGTTCAAACTCCGGTTCAAGCCGGCGGACCGGTCAATGAGTTCGAGGCCGCTCCTTTCCCGTGACTGCCGGACGTGCGCATCCAGCAACCGGTTCTTCAAAGCCTGATAAATGGCCCCGTGCCGTCCGGGTCGCACCCAGCGCGCCCCGTGGATCAACAGTTCCCAATTGCCGATGTGGCTTAAAACCCCGACGACGGCTTTCTGGGAGTTGAGTTCCTGGACGCGCCCTTCAAAAGCGCTGAGATCAAGGTATTGCCGCACCTCTTCCCATGGCATTTCACCGAGCGGCACCGCGCATAACAGGTTCGCTCCCAAGGTCTGGAAATGCCGGCGGGCGCAACGGCGGACCTCGGCGTCGGCCCAGGCCGGAAACGCGATTCGAATGTTCCGATACGCAAGCCGGCGGTAGTTTCCCGCCAGAGCGTACCCGAGCAGGCCGAGCGCCTGGCCCAGTCGAAACGTCCCGGCCAACGGAATCCGTTTCAGGCACCAGGCCACGGCCCGGTAGAGGCCGTAGACCAATCGATGGCTCAATGCCGAGAACCTGCCCCTGCTCATGGCTGAAGCCGGCACCGTACCTTGCTCGAAAAACGCTGTCCAGGGGCGTTAACCTCGCGGGTGAAACTTCCGGTGAATCGCGCGGAGGCGGCTCTGGTCGACGTGGGTGTAGATCTGCGTCGTCGAGATGTCGGCGTGCCCCAACATCTCCTGAATGATGCGCAGGTCGGCACCATGGGAGAGCAGATGCGTGGCAAAGGAATGACGCATCAGGTGCGGGTAAACGTTTTTGTCGAAACCGGCGAGCGCCGCGGCCTCTTTCACGATTTGCCAACCCCGTTGGGTGGTCAGCTTTTTGCCATGGCGGGATAAAAAGATTTCGCTGCCGGACCGGGGCGTCACCATACCGGGCCGTTCGTGGGTGAGGTATGCCGCGATCGCCTCACAAGCTTTGCGGCCAACCGGCACCAACCGGGTCTTGCTCCCCTTCCCGATCACCCGGATCACCCGTTCGTCCAGATTCAGGTTTTCCAGGCGTGCCCCGGTCAACTCGCTGATGCGCAATCCGCTGGCATAGAGCAACTCGAGCATGGCGCGATCCCGCAAAGGAAACGGACGGCCGCTGAGATTTACCGACAGCAACCGTTCCACCTCAGCTTCATTTAACGTCTCCGGCAGGTACCTTTCCAGCCGCGGCAAAGGAAGTAATTCGGCCGGGTCGCGTTCCGTAAACTGCCGGTTCCGGCAGAACCGGAAAAAAATCTTTATCGCCACGACCAGCAATTTGATCGACGCCGCCGCCAAACCCTGGGCTTTGCGATCGGCCAGGAAGGCGCTGATGTGCTCCAGTCTCACCAGGGACGGCTGCGTGATTTGCTCATGACGGGACAACCAGGCTTTGAACTCTTCCAGGGATCGGCGTGTGGAAATCTGGTAGTTCGTCGACAGGCCACGCTCGGTGGCGAGAAACAAAATGAACTCGTCAATGGCGGCGCCGAAGTCGATTTCCAAAGTGGCGCCGATCGTACGCCGGGAAGCCGGCACGGGCGATGAGAATTTCCGGCCCGCCGTCAATTAAAACAATTGAGCTGGGACCGGCCGAAACCGGCCCCAGCCACGCTTGCTGTCATCTCAAACGGGAGATGAGCAATTACCTCACGTTGAGTGCCCTAGCCAAGAGACACTCACCGAAGACAAGCCTCACAACTTGCCCTCGAACACCTTACCATGGCAGAACTCACGCGCTTCTCAATATTGAACTCAATACCAAATTCTGGTTATTATAACATTGCCGGAATTGCGGATTCGCCTGCACCCCTAAACTTCTGACCCGCGTCTATCCTCCTCCAACTCGCAAGGAAATTTCCCGGCGCCGAGTTCACCAGGCGGGGGTATCGCTTCGTCGAACTTTTCCTTGCGATCCGGGCTCATATTGTATCTTACTGGGCTTCAATCCTGGTTCCGCAAGCGGGCATAGCTTAATGGTAAAGTTCCAGCCTTCCAAGCTGGCCATGCGGGTTCGATTCCCGTTGCCCGCTCCAGGTTCGGCAATGAGGCTCCAGCTTATGTGCAGCCAGCGATGGGGCCGCAGCGCAGCGCGATCACGAGGGTAGCCTATGCGCTGGCGATTTCCGGTTCATGCGACCAACCCGCAGCGGAAGTGACCGGTTCGGGGTTCAACCGGGCAGGCGCTGAACCGGAAGAATCTATTGTTGCTATTGATATTATAAACTGCCGCTCCTTTCTCGTGATTTCCGGCGTTCAGCCTTGCACTGCGCGTCCGGTTCCGGTTAGGTCGGAGGGCAACGGTTCGCGGACTTTAGACCCATGAAACATCTGACCACCGTCCTGTTGGCCAGCCTAGGTTTACTCGGCACCGCCTTTGGCAGCCCTGGTGAAGACCTGCTGGTTTCGAAGCTGCCCGGCTCATACAGAAAAATGGACAAGGTGCCGCAAGCACCCTTGGTCGACGCGACGACGCGTGCGGTGACCGCAGAGCGGGGATTGGCCCCGCAGATAACGGCCGCGGCCGTCCGGCGGGCGGAAGATTGCAGCGCCGTTGACGCCGTCATCCGCGCTTCGCTCCGCGACCTCGCGCCCAACCCGACCTCGCTCGAAGTCTATGCCATTGTGCAGGCGGCGATTGCCAACTCTTCGAGCTCCGATGCCGCCGTCACGGATGCGCAGGGAGATCGAGTGGCGACCCGTAACTGCACGGAAGGCATCGTGACGACGGCCGCGGCGGAATACCCGCAGTATGCGTCCGTGTTCAACGATAGCGGTAAACAATTCGCCGGAAAGGAGTACGCCGGCAAGGTCGGTCCGGCCCCCGGAACCGAACCGGGCATCGGCGCTGCGCCGGGCGTCGGGCCCTTAGGGTTTTCGAGCACCGCCATCCTGCCCAATCCGGCGGGCGGCATCGTGCGCCCGACCAGTCCCGCTTTTTAAGCCGAGCCGCTGCTCCCGTTGAGGAGCTGCAGGCGATTCTTGGGAATGGAAGTCCTTCAAACCTTGGCGGTTGCGCTCGGCTTGGCGGCGTTATCCGGCTACAGCTTTTACCTTACCGTTTTCGTCACGGGGCTCGCCATCCGCTTCGAGTGGATCCAGCTGGCGCCCCAGTATGATTCGCTGGCCGCCCTGGGCTCCACCACGGTGCTGGTTGTGTCGGGGGTTCTTGTCTTCCTTGAATTTTTTGTCGACAAGGTCCCTTGGGTGGATTCGATCTGGGACGCCGTCCACACCATCATCCGCCCGTTCGGCGGTGCTTTTCTCGCCGTTGAAACGTTGGGCCATCCCAACCCCGTTTTCGATGTGCTCTTCGGGATCTTTGCCGGATCATTGACGTTCGCCGCTCACAGCGTCAAGGCGGCGACGCGGCTGGGGATCAACCAGTTGCCTGAACCTTTCTCCAATGTCGGTGTCAGCCTGGCCGAAGAAGCGATGGTTGTCGCCGCGCTGGCTTTGCTTTGGGCGAGCCCGATCGCTGCCCTGATCGCGTTAACCGTGGCGTTCTCGATCGCCATCTATTTCCTGCCCAAAGTCTGGCGTATGATCCGGACCCGCATCTGGTTTATCTCCCAGAAATTAAATCAGCCGCCCACCCGCCCGCCGCGTGAGGAATTCCCCCGGCGGTTGCCGTCGCGGTTCAACCGGATCTTTCGACGTCTGAACGGCGGCAACCGGACGATCTCCTGGGCAGCGCTTTGCGTCTCGGGCAAGGGCAGACAGATTGGCCGCGACCGATTCGGTTACCTGGTGGCAACGGAAGAAGATCGCGCCAAAGTGTTTTTCTTGACGCGCAGCTGGCTTCGCGGGACCGCCAGGATGTTCGAGATCGAGGATTTTGAGGTCTCGCTCGAACCCCGGTTTCTTTGCGATGAGCTGCAGCTTTGCGGCACCGGCAAACATCAACGATACACGTTCAAGTTTGACCGGGGCCGTTCGAGCCTGGCGGCCCGCGTCGCTGCGGACCTGGAACAACGCGCCAAGCGCGCCAAGGCTGCTTCCGTGCCGGTCCTGTCGCCGGCCCCGTCCGATCCCGAAGCGCGGGCGGTCGAAGGCAACCCGGCACGCGCGATGGAAAGCAAGGAGCACGTGCCGCATGGCCCGTAAGCATAACCGGCGGGCGGCTTTTTTTTTCAGCGCACCTGCCGCCACCCGAACGCGACGCACGCGCTTAGCGCCGCCAGGATCAACCACACTTCGAACCCCGGCTTTTCACCAACCAGAACGGTTAGCGTTCCGGCGGGTCCTTCGTTACCCTCCTCCAATCGGCTGTCTCTAACTTTCCGGACCGGCGATGTTTACCGGTTGGCCCTCCACGCCGGTCTGGCCCGAAGCGGCCGGGCGGGCCTCCGGCAGCGGCTGCCGGAACTGGCCAAAGCCCAGCGGAGTCGACGTCCGGTGGGCCGGAAGGTAGTGGCGAATGATCGGCGCCTGATCACCGGCATGCAGTGCGAGCAGGCGTTCCGCGAGTTCGACTTCGGCTTTGGTGGTGCGGCCATGCTGCCGCACGTGCTCTGCCCAGGAACTGACCATCATCTCCGTCCGGAAGGTGCCGGGATGTTCCAGGTTCTCCTCGATCCGGTAGAGAAATGCGCCATTACGCAACTGGACCAGCCGAAACGCTTCGGCCAACGTAAGAAATTCCTCCCGGTCTTCCGGACGAATGACGAGTTCCACCACGACCGTAACGGGCCCGTCATCCGGCCTTGGCGGCCGCGGAAAATCGTGGGCGGCTCCTAACGGCCGCGATTCAAGCTCAAGGGCATACGCGAAGTTGATCGAGAGCGGGATGGCCAACGCCAGACTGGCCGCCAAAAGCAGCGCGCCCCACAGCAACGTCGGATTCAGCCCCAGCGAGGTAGCCGCCTGGCCCCAGAGAATGCCGCCGAGCGCCACCCCGCCTTGCGAAACCATCATGTGCACCGCGTTGATCCGGCCCCGGGCCCAATCAGGCATCGCCCGCTGGCCGGCAATCCAGAGTTCGGAGGCGGACACGGTCCAACTGAGACCCGCCAGGGCCGTCACCGGCAGAAACAGCCAAAGGTTCGGGACCACGGCCATCAGCACCAGCACCGTCACCAGCACAACCCCGGCCAGGATCGTCAGCAGGTTCGGCGTAGCTTTGGCCCGCGCGTAAGGTAGTACCACGGTCGCAGCCAGGAGCGATCCGATCCCCATACCGGTGAAGACCAGCCCAAGGTGGCTGCCTTCCAGCCGCAAATGCTGCAAGGCCACGACCGGAACCAGGGCGGGAACCGCCGCAATGAACAGGCCGAACAAAAAGTCCCGTGCCAGGATTACCTGTATGCCGCTCGTGTAGCGCACGTAGCGGGCCGTGCTGGCAAACGACTCCAGCAGATTTTCCAGATACGGCCCTCGCCGCTGCCGGTAGGAGTACGTCCGCGAAATCACCCGGGCCGCGCCGAGAAAGGCAAGGGCATTAACTGAAAAGAGCACCGACGGACCGACCATCGGCAGCAGGACGCCTCCCAACGCCGGGCCCACGATGCTGGCCAGATTCATTTGCACCCCGCCGAGGGTGATCGCGGACGCGAGTTCTTCTCTTCGGGCGATCTCGGGAATGACGGATGCCCAGACCGGGGCATTGAACGCGAAGCCGATCCCGAGGAGAAAAACGGTTGCGAGGATGATGTAAGGGTGAACCAGGTGCATCCAGCTGCAAACCGCAAGCAGCCCTGCCGCAGCCGCCAACCAGAGGTAAACCGCGACAAAAAGTTTACGTCGATCGGTCAGGTCGGCAATCGCCCCGGCCGGCAGGGTAAAAAGGAAAAACGGAAGCGACGCGGCGGTTGCCATCAGCGACAACAACAAGGGTGACGCACCCAACGAGTTCATCAGCCACGTCGCAGCCGTGTCGTGAGCGGATATGCAGACGCCGGAAACCACGCTGGCCACCCACAGCCCGGCGAACACCCGGTTTTCAAGAGCCAGCCAGACGGAGGTGTTGAGTTTCTTCTGAATGGTAGCCACGCGCAGGCATCAAGATGACCTTTATCCCACACCTTTCAACGGCCGAGTCCGCGGGCACCCCTTGTGGCTGCACCCGCGTTCGGGGACCGTCGTAACTCACATTCGCTCACGGCCGTGAGGGCGGGTCAGGTCCAGCGCCGGGCCGATGGGAACGATACGCGTCGGATTGATGTCGTCGTGCGTGATGTAGTAGTGGCGCTTGATGTGATCGAGATTAACGGTCTCGGCGATCCCGGGCTGCTGGTAGAGGTCAAGGAGATAGCCTTGCAGGTTCGGGCAATCGAGGATGCGCCGCACGTTGCATTTGAAATGGCCGTGATAGACCGAATCGAACCGGATCAGCGTGCAGAACAGGCGCCAGTCCGCCTCGACGATTCGCGCTCCGAAGAGATAACGACGCGTCGCCAGGCGCGCTTCCAACCGGTCGAGCGCCGCAAACAGT
This portion of the Verrucomicrobiota bacterium genome encodes:
- a CDS encoding MFS transporter — its product is MATIQKKLNTSVWLALENRVFAGLWVASVVSGVCISAHDTAATWLMNSLGASPLLLSLMATAASLPFFLFTLPAGAIADLTDRRKLFVAVYLWLAAAAGLLAVCSWMHLVHPYIILATVFLLGIGFAFNAPVWASVIPEIARREELASAITLGGVQMNLASIVGPALGGVLLPMVGPSVLFSVNALAFLGAARVISRTYSYRQRRGPYLENLLESFASTARYVRYTSGIQVILARDFLFGLFIAAVPALVPVVALQHLRLEGSHLGLVFTGMGIGSLLAATVVLPYARAKATPNLLTILAGVVLVTVLVLMAVVPNLWLFLPVTALAGLSWTVSASELWIAGQRAMPDWARGRINAVHMMVSQGGVALGGILWGQAATSLGLNPTLLWGALLLAASLALAIPLSINFAYALELESRPLGAAHDFPRPPRPDDGPVTVVVELVIRPEDREEFLTLAEAFRLVQLRNGAFLYRIEENLEHPGTFRTEMMVSSWAEHVRQHGRTTKAEVELAERLLALHAGDQAPIIRHYLPAHRTSTPLGFGQFRQPLPEARPAASGQTGVEGQPVNIAGPES
- a CDS encoding tyrosine recombinase XerD; the protein is MDFGAAIDEFILFLATERGLSTNYQISTRRSLEEFKAWLSRHEQITQPSLVRLEHISAFLADRKAQGLAAASIKLLVVAIKIFFRFCRNRQFTERDPAELLPLPRLERYLPETLNEAEVERLLSVNLSGRPFPLRDRAMLELLYASGLRISELTGARLENLNLDERVIRVIGKGSKTRLVPVGRKACEAIAAYLTHERPGMVTPRSGSEIFLSRHGKKLTTQRGWQIVKEAAALAGFDKNVYPHLMRHSFATHLLSHGADLRIIQEMLGHADISTTQIYTHVDQSRLRAIHRKFHPRG
- the waaF gene encoding lipopolysaccharide heptosyltransferase II, giving the protein MSRGRFSALSHRLVYGLYRAVAWCLKRIPLAGTFRLGQALGLLGYALAGNYRRLAYRNIRIAFPAWADAEVRRCARRHFQTLGANLLCAVPLGEMPWEEVRQYLDLSAFEGRVQELNSQKAVVGVLSHIGNWELLIHGARWVRPGRHGAIYQALKNRLLDAHVRQSRERSGLELIDRSAGLNRSLNLLREGGMLGILVDQHAGDHGVWTPFFGRLASTTPLPAILAKKTGAALFPVTICTVGVARWRVGIEPLIEHRELSIEEVTSRINEAVAEQVRRAPHDWFWVHRRWKTPSPHFLLRKYRRGVYVPPRLAGKLAPFRILVRSSNWLGDAVMTVPAVRAIKAGRPDAHLTVLTKGKLADFWRSVPEVDEVLTIDNGENTWRVAQRLRERRFEAALLLPNSPRSGLEAWLAGIPRRVGYARPWRTWCLNQIIPEKKAPGPLRHQAEHYLRMAERIGADLADAKFGVPRTPVPDPQVLGLCPGAEYGPAKRWPFFAEAAKLLSERHGFRWLILGTAKDQAVAEPIVQALGANATDLTGKTSLAELMDALCRCRLLLTNDTGTMHLAAYLGVPAVAIFGSTEPALTGPMGEGNVVVRRHVECSPCFLRECPVDFRCMHEVTVPEVVAAVERCAGVMPPKANGQIRG
- a CDS encoding DUF4126 domain-containing protein; translation: MEVLQTLAVALGLAALSGYSFYLTVFVTGLAIRFEWIQLAPQYDSLAALGSTTVLVVSGVLVFLEFFVDKVPWVDSIWDAVHTIIRPFGGAFLAVETLGHPNPVFDVLFGIFAGSLTFAAHSVKAATRLGINQLPEPFSNVGVSLAEEAMVVAALALLWASPIAALIALTVAFSIAIYFLPKVWRMIRTRIWFISQKLNQPPTRPPREEFPRRLPSRFNRIFRRLNGGNRTISWAALCVSGKGRQIGRDRFGYLVATEEDRAKVFFLTRSWLRGTARMFEIEDFEVSLEPRFLCDELQLCGTGKHQRYTFKFDRGRSSLAARVAADLEQRAKRAKAASVPVLSPAPSDPEARAVEGNPARAMESKEHVPHGP